DNA from Choristoneura fumiferana chromosome 6, NRCan_CFum_1, whole genome shotgun sequence:
GAGGTATCCATTGCAAAAATATGACATTGTAGTACCTATTTACCTTTACTTTTAATAgattaaagcaataaaataatgtcTGGGAAAActgttacttaaatatgtatgtaacatTTTACGTCATTCAGTTTCTATTTAGGTaatttttgacaatttttttatttttgataaaaagaacaaaagcaaaaaaaacgtGAAATAATGAAGTACCTACCAGACTCAGTATTATTCCTCAATACGACATTAATCTATCATTTATTTCTAACGACAAGTAGAGCACTTTTTGGAAGTAAAGTTATCAATTATGTTGTTTCTGCAAATTTTTGTGGCTATTAGCAAGCACTAATTTATGATGAAACGCTTATGAAAGTGCTCTATGTAACAGCTGCCTCTTTTGACGTGACATGACATGCGGCGCGGCAGATGGTTGTGAAagcggcgcaggcgcaggtAAGGGATTCCAAGAACGCCGAATATAATCGCAATACGGAGAACTCGCTCTCTATGGCGCGGCCCGCAGCGCGCGAATCGAACACCTGCGTCCTGAATGTGCGATGTCAATGCCGATGGGGAATGATTTTCATCCAATTGTTCACTGAATACTGTTGCTTGTATAAGCACATGAGTGATTTTAAAGGACAAATAACGTCTGTTTtgctgcgaaaaaaaaacaatgtaattTGTTATTCTACCATCGCCCTtggctaaataataatacataaacgTACAATAATGATCAGAGTTAGTGGATTAAAAACCATAATAAACGATCGTTGCTCTGAAAAAAACTGTATCATTCAAAACGTGAAGGTTTATTGCGTGCCCCGATAAATTTTATTCTCGTAACTCATTATTGCTGTTCCTCTTACTGATAAGCAATCAATAGTACGTTCTCAGAAGCCCACATGATTAAAGCGATAGGAGAGGTGCGATGACTCCTACCTCCGTATACCTAATTGGTTTGAAGTTGCAACTACCTATGAATTACTAACCCAGCCTAACTAACTtaagtaagtaaagtaagtaataattaGTAAGTAAAAGCATAAGTACCAGCCTAACCCTAAGctagtaagtaagtagttagTTACTTAGTCTTATTTTCAATCTGGTGTCattcattattaaaattttattatttatattataattaccgGCTACAACTCAATCTgaggtacttaggtacttactaactTATTTCTCGGAATAATTCAATTACTTAATGTCTATTAAATTCGTAGAAAGTgaaataatttctatttttattattaatatatcttACTTGCTTGAAAGTCCACTAACGGATGGTTCAAGTAGCTATGTGGCCATaagaattattttaaacatattaggtatatatctaattagataaataaataaatgctgaATGACCAATAAAATCGTGACAGTACATAGATCATTATAAAATAGGCACATATGAAAGCACGTTTTACTACGCTTTACTAAGAAACATAGCTACGGAGGAATAATATATACAATGCAAAATGGCAATGACTAGATAAAATGGTTAAATCATTGTTGGTAGGTGAATGGATTCTCGGAAAACAAACAGTGTAGGCATGCTAGCAGCAAGTTTCATTCGCAATTCGCATTGAAATGCCAGTTCGTTAGCAGACTGCATAGGCGGTAGTAGTATCACATCGCAGTTATCGCTCGGCACTGTCGGCGCGGCAGTGTAAAATATAGACTAGTGGCGCCGTCTGTTGACTTGACTCAGTTGTTAGCTGTCGCTCGACCACATCAGTTGTCTTGTTGGGTTGTTCAAGCGCGTTGTTTCTGAGATAGAAAAACTGGAACAAGATCTTTGTCTAAACAATTTATTGTGTCATTCGAGATTATCATTCATTCACGCACGGCCAGTGCCCAACCCTATTTGTCAGTGTGACGTTTTGTTCGTGAATTTACtttaatattacattttattttgaaagtttACGTTGTTGTGATTTTTCGTGTAACTTTACGGAATAATTTTACTCAAGGAATATTATGGCAGTGAGTGCGAGTTACTGGAATTTGTGctgtgtttttcttttgtgataaACCGTGGCCTCTGAGGATACGGGTGGAGCACACGGTCGGCCGCCGTGTAGTGCACGACAAATGTGTTTGCTGGAAAAACGAGAGACTACCATTAGTCCTTTAAACATGACTCTAGCCGCGAGGTTATATCCGcaatgtaagtttttattttaggtttttcttataaatatacTATCTTAACGTTAACTTTAGATTTTTCTATCTGAAGTTATCATAATCTTTATGAAAGTTTGATTTGATTGGCGTCATATAGTTTCAATTGTGTATTAATGTAAATGGGTatctagtaaaaaataataatggattTCCAAGAACTCCAGTGTGGAAGTGTGGCTATTTTAGGAGTGAACATATAGCTGCAATGCTCTGTGTATAGCAGCTTGATGGAAATTTACATGTGGAGTTTTATCTCTCAACAGAGATATTTATATCTTGATAAGGAAAGACAATGGCCTTTTCTAAGGCTGCAGTAAATGTGGTTGTAAGCATTACTTCATAGCAATTGTCAGGATAAActtgaacaataataatagatgAGAAATATTACATTTGTAGTATATTCTCAGCATTATCTCTTCATTATTGCAACATTGCGCTATGCAAAATTGGAATTATTTATGAGACAGTATAGATAAGAAAGCTGGTTTGTTTTCACATCTTGTATGGTCTGTTTTTTAatccgagatactaaaatgatgtttcatgtgttacctgttttttgcgtctcataaatagtgatgtgccgcaaccggttatcaccgaaagattttgtaggtacctatgttatatgtataaaatattaatataaggAACGGATCCGTGACATACTaacatgtagggcacttaggacattctagaaaaggtaaaatgggtctaataAAATGCGACTGTCTTGGagatatttctactttttataaatgttgatatttaagtttcaatttcattctaagtacgATACCCCTCAATGCTtaccataaaaacacacataccaTAACACGAGAAAACACACTGAACACATTCAATCACAATACTAGTAATGTAACAAAtgttgaatacgaaaaacatgaatgaATAGTTGTGTGATATCCGGAAATGTAAAACTCGAACTTCAGATGTTGCCATTCCACTGATGCCTATCTCATTTAATACacaagtgaaagggacggtgcaaTATGAACTTCGTTTTTCCAGTTTTGCGTTGGCACTGAGTAATGAACAACCTATGCTTcgattttatcactttatcgtaaaagtgcatttatattttcaaaatagaaagtagaatattgaatgctttaatgttatttttgttatcataaaatatatgttttaccgattttttactattatataGGAAACCGAAATCAAAGAGCAGCACTGTTaattttatgctggccacattatttttacatttgacatttcagtaTCTAGGTTTCACAAATAGACCATAAATTAATGTCTAGGTTTCACAAATAGACCATAAATTAATGTCTgccaagaatttgtttatcactatCTTGCCGAAACTTATGTGATTTTCAGGGGTAAAAGCCATCCTATGACCATCTCAGGGTCTCAATTTATCTCCATAtgaaatttcatctaaattgattATTGGTTTATGCATGAAgagttaacagacagacagaattacATTCAGTTTATACTATTAGTAAGATGTATAGAAACCTGAAACCTGAAAAACATTATAACACAATAGTTTGCACATCATAGACACTTCTGCAtgagaatatttatttatttctttttaactaCTAACTTTTTCATAGTACAAAAGATAAATGCTGATCTTATATATCAGGATATTTTATGTGTGCTAGAGAACATTATGTAACTGATTGAAACCTTGACCCATTGACATAGAAAACCTTATGGCTTTAATCAATAGGCCGCTAAATGTGGCATTTTATAGTAACGGAATGAAGTATTGAGTAGTCATTTATCATAATGTTTTACTTATCTTTATCGGTTACCATAACTTCTTATATTTTAGTACATCTGCACCACAAAAGTTATCTGATTTAGTTTAGTGGCTAAAACTGATAAGAGtatacaatttacataatttatgttAGATAACGAAAGATATTATGTCACTTGTAGAAAATAAAAGAATCTGAAACATGATCTGCATTAAAGAGCTTCTAAAAACACATCCAATCCCAAACAACGATACCTAGCTAGTGTATAATGGTCTACATAATATTTCAAAGTCACACATAATTTCTTAATCACTTGAATCAACTCTTCTGATAACTGTTTGCTGTTTGATACTGCTTATTGAGTTGTCATTATCTTAGGAAACACTCAAATGAGTTGTCACATTTAAGCCTAACGCTCAAGTAGCTTCTTATTCTAGCTAAATGTGATTATTGTTATTCAACTATTTTCGGTAGTGATGATGCAACAGTTATTTTGTCATAACCGTGTTACTTCCATGAATTTTACATTGAGGCCAGtgaatttgtaataatattgattGTAGAATTATAATATAGTTTACTTATGTGTAGTGTACTGTTTTGCCTTGCCCATAATTTCACTAACTGTAACTTACCTTatcattattgatttatttgcaatgAAATTCATAAGAAATTGGagttattagttatttttgcCCTATGCTCTCATGATTAGTATAACTAAGATAGTTTATCTCTCTTACATGCGAAAAACAAACTGTAAATATGATATGAAAACTTTAGCTAATGAGAGAAATTATCAATTGACTTCAGTTTTAACAAAATCTACAGTGGCATAACACCATCTTAGGTCTCAAGGCATATTGTAGTGTACCTTTTGTGCTGCAGACCCAACTAAATCTAGGACCTGAGATTTTTGCTcgccctcatcatcatcatcatcatctcagtctatatacgtccagggcacaggcctctctcagaaaaaaagttttttcaagTGCTCTCATTCTGATTGCCCCAAACTGCCACCCAATTATTACACCATATCTTATTCGCCGCCTACAGTTACACTAAACCCCTTCTCCCTCTTTCCAGATGCAAGCGAGGTGGCCGTGCCACTCAACAGTTGGCCCACGGGGGTCGCTTGCTGCCCCAACTGCCGGCACCAGCTGCGCGTGTCGCTGACCTGCAAGGGCCACGAGCAGCCCCCCCTCACGCCGCCCTTCACGATACAGCCCACCTATCTGCCCCAGGCCCCGTACGCCGCCCCCACGTCTCCCTTCCTGCCCTCCCAGTACAATGACGAGCTGAGACGGCTAGCGGACACGGTCAAAGCGCTACGGTTGTCCGGGTGGTACTATGGGAATTTGGATTGGCAAGTGAGTTCACTGACGTTATTATCAGCATTTTGTTACAAGCCTTTTAGTTAACCTAGAACTTAAATCCTGGAAGTTGTtttaacccacttccagtgggattgatttgaaattagatattgtcactacatcgaaaaaaatattgtaatcaaATCAGCACATCAACAAAATTCACCTTTCAAATAATGCTCATAAAGTTCAATTAGAAAGCTTATTGATTTTGaggtttttaaaagtagtgacgatatagtTATGACAGTGCAATGCAAgcacagccagcaaaaaaagcttgtactaataaatattttttaacaaaacttattaaggatacaataaaaattaataacttcATACACTATGTTGATaatcaatataattatagtaggtacaaaatttgaATGTGAAGATTTAATCAATTGTTATTTTACCTCAAATGTATTATATTACATGAAggtttatgtaataaaatactaatatttattgttttcttgtCATTGCAGGGTGCCCGATGCTTGCTTAAAGAGGCGAGCGTGGGAGCCTTCGTGATCCGAGACTCAGGAGACAGGAACTACATATTCTCACTGTCCGTACAGACAGAGCGGGGGCCCACGTCTGTCAGGCTACACTATGAATGTGGATACTTTAGGTAAGAAATTTCCTGCAGATTCTAAGCAATATTCAGCATCTTAATACTCCAGACCACagagctaataataataatgaagaaaaaaatcaagttattgCTCAAGAAAATGGATTGTGTAGATAGTGGTTCGAAACGGATTAGAGAAGACATAGGTTGTGGAAGGAGCTACAATCGGCATCACAAACTACCTTTTATTATTCATTCTGTAACTCCAGATACTACTGCAAAGGTGTTAAAGCAAAATTTTCCTCCATTCATAAGATTCAGAGAATTCTGTTGGGAGTCACGATTTAATTCATATTTTGGCTGAGAGCAGTACATAATACACTTTCCAAGTAAAGCCGCGGGAAATCCGTTAATTATTGTCTAATAAGCAtcccttgcaaaaaaaaatacttcaataTATAAAACTATTACTGTATAAATTGCGGTATGTCAAAACCACAGGGTGTCACAGCttgcttttaaaataaagacctttagaaaaatacaaattgacACGGATACTGTGAAATGTTTACGCAATTTGTGTTGACTGAGGTGCCATCTTAATTACATCATTATTTCCTTGTGATAAATGAACATGGAAATGTTTACTTTTGTTTCCTTATTATTGAATGATGGTGCATTTCATTctgtacattaaataaaaacagtttCGTGAAAATACAGGATTTCATTACAAATAGCAATGCTGTTCCTCCTGTGCCATGTCTTGAATATTAGTTGCAATTTATTTGAATCAAATTACACATACTTATTACTGTAAATTAGTCCGCTAGCGGCgcctgcggctttgctcacgtGAAAAATAAGATCCGGCGTTTCGCGAATTTGGTGTAGTGGAGTAGTTAAATTTTCAGATTTCACTTATGCAAAtcctgatcccgtgggaataccgggaaaAGAAGTGGCCTTTAGCGTGAACGAGTAAAAAACAcgcaaacattcgcattataaAATGAGTAGGATATTAGCTTAGGATATTATTAGTCCATGGTactaatgtttttcttttttggtTTCAGGTTAGACTGTGAAAAACGTCTAGCGAAGTACGTGCCTCGTTTCCGGTGTGTGGTGGATTTGGTACAACACTACATGCGCGTGGGCAAAAAGAACGTTGCTGGCACCGTCTGGGTCGACCAAGAGGGCTGTCCCCACTCCCCTGTTCTCCTCAAATCCCCCTTCAAAAAATCTCCTCCCTCCCTCCTCCACGCGGCCAGACTAGCCGTCCACAAAGCCCTAGATTCGAACCCCCTAACGCCTAAACTATGGAGCGCTCCCAAACACAGGCTCCTTCCCCTCCCACCCACACTCATAGACTATCTCGGCGAATACCCCTATTCAATCTAACACtcgaattatattttactaatatttatttagcccAATCGCGTCCCGACGCCTAGTGAAGATATAGCTGTAATAACCTTATAGATATCAGTTTCCTATAGAATAGGCAGGCGATATCCGCGTACGTGTACGTGACGTCACTATTAACTAGCACAGGTTGCTATAAAGGGCAGGATCCTTTTATAATTaccgaaaatattatttataataattaacgtGTATTTTAACATAAGTGTGAATTTGGGACTCAACTATGGTATTTAGTGAAATTAAtgcagattatttttaaaaagccaATTCTATGTTTgtatataaagtttattttgagaaaaaatgcAAGACTGATTTCCCGAGCATGTATAATTAAATTGACGAACTTGTTTATACCGATCTACTGTCGCCATGGCATGTTTGCTCTTAGATTACATTGTtatgatacatacatacataaatactaaCTGTTCCCTAATGCCTATCTTGTCCATTTGAAGTAAGAAATCATCACACTATTTTATTAGAGAGctatttaacttatttattattcggTTAAgaattagttttatttactgAAGCTTAAATTCTGTTCCTATTAAGACTTAAAATTCAGTTGGTATATGTATTATCTGTCATTTATTGTCCCTGGCACAACTTGATAATGTGAATGCCATTAGTGTTATGTTACTTACCAAGTGCCATTAAACACTTcacaacataataaaaaattcaCCCGCAAGGATATTTGAGTATGAAAGTATTTTTGAGGCTGAATATGTAAATAGTtcgatttgttttgttttctatttatttcttaattaagTCTAGCTTAGTAGAATAATAATGGTAGTGCGTCATGTGATGGCGCACGTTTTGAGGCGTTCACCGCCGCGTCACGACAACGTGTCGTGGCGGCGGATGTGGTAGAGCCAGAGGCGGGTGACTAGTGACATTGTCTAATATAGAATAGAAACGTGTACCTTAAATAATCtcaattagtttaatttttaggaTTCACCAATCATTTTAAGTTCAAACTCACTTGTGAAAAGTCGAGAGAATATTCTGTACTcttaaaagtttttataaaaattataaaaaagtgaaTTTGTTGGCCTTATATGAATGGTATTGAAGTATGCTTGTGCGCTCTGGGTTGGGTGTTGTTTGGTTTcgaaataactttatttctttaaattcatcccagcctatatacgtcccactgctgggcacaggcctcctctcagaacaagagggcttgggccatagttcccacgcgggcccagtgcggattgggaacttcacacgcaccattgaatttaaattattacaagtTAATTTGTGCGGAACCTTACTAATTTACAACATGACTGTTATGTAATATTGtacattttcattgttatgtttGCTAGTTTTCTAAGAATTTATCTTGAAAGAAAAGTCAgcgttgttttagtttttttattcagaAGTCTGCAGTATTAATTACATTTTCGAAGCCAAACTGCCACTCCTTTGGTACGCTATCATTCCGACTGCCTGAAACGCACATCTGCGTCCAACCATATCCCTACAGTATTTCAGCGTTGAAAGCAACGCAGCATAAATAAATGTGTACGCGACCGGCGCTATATAGGTTCGTTTTATCCAGAAACTATTCACTtattttgaagttatttttgTACCTTTTGTAAGGAGAAAGCACCAATTGTGTAACATAAGTGTGACATAATAGAAAAGAAACGTGTGTTTATGTTTGTGTAGACTAATGTATAAAAAACctgcaaataatttataaacagaAACGAAATATACattcttacttaattttttgcattttattggTTTATTACCTCCACTGACAGTGTTTTTGTAGGTATAACTTTGGGTATATTTCGATCTAAACAGAATCACACATTTTTGAGAATAGGTACAGCAATCCATCTATTTTAACTATTATACATCACGCACGGGGATTATCACGCTAATAACGAGTAATAATAGCTcaacgtttcaaccacattgcagtggTTGTCGTCACGAGTAGGTAGACTGCAGGCAGTGTACGGCGAGTGTAGTGTTTGTTTACCAGCGCGGCGCGAGTTCtctgttcacattattccagtggAATGACGTTGCGGCGCCGTGAATCCGTGATGTTAACTATTTTAGCTACAATAGATCGAACCAGCAGCGCATTGTCATTGTATTGGAATACAAAAATTCTTCCTTTCTGTTAAATACTGGTTTACTGCATGAtagatttaattatatatagacaattccgacgaaacaagaatacgacgaatcaggaatgCGACGAAACAGGAATACGATGAATCAGGAACAATtagttttactggaataatgtggaCAGGGCCTTACCCGCACTGGCACTCGTGTCTCAAACTACCCGTACCTACTATCTATTCTACCGGAGCTTCGTAGGAAGCCCGTGTTGCTCTAAGATTCTATAAGTATATGGATTCGCAAATGCGGTTGCGAACAACACAAGTTTCCTTCTAATATccaataatttcatatttttccaataaaacaatcaaatatttttaaataggtaacttTTATTGATTCATGTTGACAACAAGGTAATGTTTGTTACTTAGGGCCGTAACGCCAGCTGTAAGTGCCAAAGGGTCGCCCGCAAGGTCCAATGCAGACGCCACTACAAGGTCCGGAAAATGGAGCAGGATAGGCATCTCCCGCCCACTGACCGCAGGCTGGAACTCCACACGAAGGCGTAGAACAACCAGGCATTTTTATAAAAGGAGCCGGAAAATTAGAAATTAATATTGCTTGAGTTCATTGATGGTTGACTGCTAATTTGGTTTTGTAATgaaaaagcgtgaaaaagtcATTGGAATAAGTAATCAAATCATGATTACCACGTTAATTTATCGTTACATgccagttttattttatttagataaagAAGTTCTTTATCCTCTTTTAAATCACGCAGAGCAGAACAACGAATGCCGTTCCACCTCTACGATTAAAAGTATTTTAGCTGTATGAATCGTAACTTCTTTGCCTTTCACCGTTTCTGACAGTTGCGCTGTCTGTCCTTCCTGTCACTGTGATAACTGTCTGtcatctgcagggctactacttaactcgaagttcgtgtcgtgcggtccctctgacacttatactatttaatacgagagcgagagggacagcacgacacgaacttcgagtttcgtagtagccctgctgatcggTAGTAAGTAACGTCATTCAAGTAGTATTGAtccttgttatttatttattcatcattgGTTTGCTAAGAGTTATAAATATACTCTTCtaaatttttacaaataaacaatgtgGGAAACCGGCTTAACCGAGTGAATGCGCCATGTCAGTAAATGGAAACAGCGGTAACTACGCACCGCTGAAGCAAATACTTACTGAATCTGACTCTGAAGACGAGCACAAACTGGACGAAGATGCTCATTCCAAAGCCCTCGGAAGTTGCAACAATCTGGATATCAATAGTGGTCTGCACTCGTCCAAAAACGTTAGCTTAAGCGATATGGACGACTTCAACACTAACGTTAACACAGTAGAGAGCACTATGGACAACATCAGCTTTCTGCAATCCGATGCTTCAAACAAAATGTCATTCGCGCGCCGTTGCGCCTTCATCGCTTCAATACTGGTCTGTATATTTACTGTTGTTGTATTCCTCTGGGGCATACCCTGTTCAGAAAATGGCAGCTGCACTAATGAATGGCAAGACAAAACAACTAGCTGGGAATTGCCTTATGAGGAAATAGAATTATCCGGCGCTATACAAGTGGTGGAGGGGGCcatacctcacacaaagaactTGATATTTATCTACAGAGGCAATCACATGAGACAGCCGGACAagcaaaacaataaaacaataaatggtGTGCTGCTTATTGTTGGTAATTCTGGGAAAGTTGGCTGGTTCACAAGGGAGGAGAGAATCCCAACTGAAATCAACTGCCACCTCATTGATGTTAACAGAGATAAGCAGAAGGACTGCATTGTGTCAGGCTCGGAAGGCTTCCTGGCTGCTCTGAACCCTATTTCT
Protein-coding regions in this window:
- the LOC141428921 gene encoding suppressor of cytokine signaling 2-like: MCLLEKRETTISPLNMTLAARLYPQYASEVAVPLNSWPTGVACCPNCRHQLRVSLTCKGHEQPPLTPPFTIQPTYLPQAPYAAPTSPFLPSQYNDELRRLADTVKALRLSGWYYGNLDWQGARCLLKEASVGAFVIRDSGDRNYIFSLSVQTERGPTSVRLHYECGYFRLDCEKRLAKYVPRFRCVVDLVQHYMRVGKKNVAGTVWVDQEGCPHSPVLLKSPFKKSPPSLLHAARLAVHKALDSNPLTPKLWSAPKHRLLPLPPTLIDYLGEYPYSI
- the LOC141428917 gene encoding uncharacterized protein; the protein is MSVNGNSGNYAPLKQILTESDSEDEHKLDEDAHSKALGSCNNLDINSGLHSSKNVSLSDMDDFNTNVNTVESTMDNISFLQSDASNKMSFARRCAFIASILVCIFTVVVFLWGIPCSENGSCTNEWQDKTTSWELPYEEIELSGAIQVVEGAIPHTKNLIFIYRGNHMRQPDKQNNKTINGVLLIVGNSGKVGWFTREERIPTEINCHLIDVNRDKQKDCIVSGSEGFLAALNPISGTYYWHKHKDDKDFGSIVKIDFPIIIKDMDKDKVNDLLTVATVNQHPNHNSLLIISGATGNVIGEPMTIDDCLSVKLLTESNLVNITYLCKNGSSEAFRWTSHSALHRKLAKLDQTVISHVFPQSNGTKKKNMSLKKSIGNTRETFTNGPGKLIVDNAGECPDECRVSLRLLLGRNNSTNISWEYSANHVYAMRPSSFAFANSIRGFVIKL